The Stratiformator vulcanicus genome has a segment encoding these proteins:
- a CDS encoding radical SAM protein, with amino-acid sequence MLPLRGHSLLGLTKSLCPSCLDTVEAKIIERGGRVYFRKRCPKCGPRDDFVCSDVTWYDRLEYVTPGKIPKIHAIEPKEGCPRDCGLCTDHEQHTCIGIVELTDSCNLKCPMCYAGSAPGLKHHSVDDCKRAIDRLVEVEGRPEVVQLSGGEPTVHPQFREIYDYACQQPIDYVMINTNGLNFVRDPSLVEYVAERKKRTEVYFQFDSFKESATLELRGAKLVTEKLKAIDALCDADIHIILVCTLQPGLNDDEIGKLVDFGLQRPCITGISFQPATYSGRNFTPEVLENRITFPDVISKVCEQTSEGTVFTPQDFMPLPCAHPNCHQLTYAYRKGGQVTPLPRFIDAKENLDLLANGITFTRPRVRALVERFLSRMGQGCCAGGDCETEEANVREIAGDANGLSILESSIPSFASSPALQGDGFIASNARKFFAAGLAETLTPKDVFRITITNFLDAYNFDVRRLMKCCTHHVLPSGHVVPFCAYNTLYRNGHIPLPALNQEDAMLI; translated from the coding sequence ATGCTCCCTCTCCGCGGACATAGTTTGCTCGGCCTGACGAAATCGCTCTGCCCGAGTTGTCTCGACACGGTCGAGGCGAAGATCATCGAACGCGGCGGGCGGGTTTACTTCCGCAAGCGCTGTCCGAAGTGCGGCCCGCGTGACGATTTCGTGTGCAGCGACGTGACCTGGTACGACCGGCTTGAGTACGTCACGCCCGGGAAAATCCCCAAGATTCATGCCATCGAGCCGAAGGAGGGCTGCCCGCGCGACTGCGGACTTTGCACCGATCACGAGCAACACACCTGCATCGGCATTGTCGAACTCACCGACAGTTGTAATCTCAAATGCCCGATGTGCTACGCGGGTAGTGCGCCGGGCTTAAAACATCACTCCGTTGATGATTGCAAACGCGCGATCGATCGCCTCGTGGAAGTCGAAGGCCGACCCGAGGTGGTTCAGCTCTCCGGCGGCGAGCCGACCGTCCATCCGCAGTTTCGAGAAATCTACGACTACGCCTGCCAACAGCCGATCGACTATGTGATGATCAATACGAACGGCTTAAATTTTGTGCGAGACCCATCACTGGTCGAGTACGTCGCCGAGCGGAAAAAACGGACCGAAGTCTACTTTCAATTTGATAGCTTTAAGGAATCGGCCACGTTGGAACTGCGCGGGGCGAAACTCGTCACCGAAAAATTAAAGGCGATCGATGCCCTGTGCGATGCCGATATCCATATCATTCTGGTCTGCACCCTGCAGCCCGGCTTAAATGATGACGAAATCGGGAAGCTCGTCGACTTCGGATTACAGCGGCCCTGTATTACGGGGATCAGCTTTCAACCGGCCACCTATTCGGGACGCAATTTCACGCCGGAAGTGCTGGAGAATCGGATCACATTCCCTGACGTCATCTCCAAGGTTTGCGAGCAGACCTCCGAGGGTACGGTCTTCACGCCGCAGGACTTTATGCCGCTGCCCTGTGCTCATCCGAATTGCCATCAACTGACCTACGCCTATCGCAAAGGTGGTCAGGTCACGCCGCTGCCCCGCTTCATCGATGCCAAAGAAAACCTTGATCTGCTCGCCAACGGAATCACGTTCACCCGCCCCCGCGTTCGCGCACTCGTCGAGCGGTTCTTAAGTCGCATGGGACAGGGCTGCTGCGCGGGAGGGGACTGCGAGACGGAAGAGGCAAACGTCCGGGAGATAGCGGGAGACGCAAACGGGCTTTCAATCCTTGAGTCTTCCATTCCCTCCTTCGCCAGCTCTCCCGCTCTCCAAGGCGACGGCTTCATCGCCTCCAACGCCCGTAAATTCTTCGCCGCCGGGCTCGCCGAGACGCTCACGCCGAAAGACGTCTTCCGCATCACGATTACGAACTTTCTGGACGCCTATAATTTCGACGTCCGTCGCTTAATGAAATGCTGCACGCACCACGTTCTGCCGAGCGGGCATGTCGTCCCGTTTTGCGCCTACAATACGCTCTATCGCAACGGCCATATTCCGTTGCCCGCGCTTAATCAGGAAGATGCCATGCTAATTTAG
- a CDS encoding prolipoprotein diacylglyceryl transferase — MPVPPAYPLIMLCAVAAGILLSRGQRKSLGLSRAERFAIALGAFCGAMVGAKVPFLLYDLEGFATGTAWLASGKTILGGLVGGYLGVELAKWSVDVKVSTGDTYAVAVPTSIAIGRLGCFVAGCCFGTPSAMPWAVTFGELGRRHPTQLYESAFHLLCAIALWGLRRDGMLRGHLIQLYIIGYCGYRFATEFIRPEPRLWGGLTGYQWAAGAIMMLLVGLWIWQSRSASALAGRNESDKISPQV; from the coding sequence ATGCCCGTACCACCCGCCTATCCGCTGATCATGCTGTGCGCCGTCGCTGCGGGGATCCTGCTGTCGCGCGGGCAGCGCAAATCGCTCGGCCTGTCTCGTGCCGAGCGATTCGCCATTGCCCTCGGAGCGTTTTGCGGGGCGATGGTGGGGGCGAAGGTGCCGTTTCTGCTGTATGACTTAGAGGGCTTCGCGACAGGGACGGCGTGGCTGGCGAGTGGGAAGACGATTCTGGGCGGTCTCGTCGGCGGCTATCTGGGCGTCGAACTGGCGAAGTGGTCGGTCGACGTGAAAGTCTCGACGGGCGACACCTATGCCGTGGCGGTTCCGACTTCGATTGCGATCGGGCGACTCGGCTGCTTCGTCGCCGGCTGTTGCTTTGGGACGCCTTCAGCGATGCCTTGGGCGGTCACGTTCGGCGAGTTGGGTCGACGGCACCCCACCCAACTCTACGAATCGGCGTTTCATCTGCTCTGCGCGATCGCCTTGTGGGGACTGCGACGGGACGGCATGCTCCGAGGGCACCTGATTCAGCTCTACATCATCGGCTATTGCGGTTATCGCTTCGCGACGGAGTTCATTCGGCCGGAGCCTCGGCTGTGGGGCGGGCTGACGGGCTATCAATGGGCGGCCGGCGCAATCATGATGCTTTTGGTGGGGCTGTGGATTTGGCAGAGCCGCTCGGCTTCGGCCCTCGCCGGGCGGAACGAGTCGGACAAAATTTCGCCGCAAGTGTGA
- a CDS encoding cytochrome c peroxidase: MSQEPEKTFISNASEGVDQTLVTPSSLGNPAAIDSVNAGVGETVVRKSDLPQIEGYELHDQIGLGAMGAVYRAKQHRLNRIVALKILRPEAAKQADRFRVEAEAAAQLQHPNVVQVFDVGIDRGRPFVALEMVSGRSLDRKMKGQPWSGRDAAEITTKIARGVQAAHDKGIIHRDLKPANILLDDQGEPKVSDFGLAKRLDTDSSQTKAGDVLGTPNYMAPEQASGRLQNLGPEADVYALGAILYDLTTARPPHVADTVIETLELVKHADVKPPRVYNPALHRDLSTIVMKCLRKEPRLRYRNAGELAADLERFMRGEVIAARPMSLGEKVGRTLKKRAVPLSIAAVLFAAVTATAAAVFAWGEASQKSKEVVALREKAETETEQLRALQAVALEVPLGLSSPPVPGDNPLTEAKVELGKQLFFDKRLSRDNSISCADCHNPTAGWSERRMKSVGIEGRMATRNSPTVVNAVYHRFLFWDGRSPSLEHQAGGPIQNPNEMGMSSVDEVAEKLSEIPGYVEGFEKAFGEGPTAKTVTKAIGAFERTLIAGNSPYDRYETGDESALSAAAVRGKKLFFGKAHCSACHVGEHLTDFAFHNIGTSSGDVGRFAVSGLLGDKGAFKTPTLRDVDRTSPYMHDGSLKTLEEVIRHYDKGGNPNPRQDEEIFPLHLSESEQQDLLAFLTEGLRSDDYPMISLPELPN, translated from the coding sequence GTGTCGCAGGAACCCGAAAAGACTTTCATTTCCAATGCATCGGAGGGAGTCGATCAGACGCTCGTCACGCCGTCGTCGCTGGGCAATCCTGCTGCGATTGATTCGGTCAATGCCGGCGTAGGAGAGACCGTGGTCCGGAAATCGGACCTGCCGCAGATCGAAGGTTACGAGCTTCACGATCAGATCGGCCTCGGAGCGATGGGAGCGGTCTACCGGGCGAAGCAGCACCGGCTGAACCGGATCGTCGCGCTGAAGATCCTGCGGCCTGAGGCGGCCAAACAGGCCGATCGCTTCCGCGTCGAGGCCGAAGCTGCGGCACAACTCCAGCATCCGAACGTAGTGCAGGTCTTCGATGTCGGCATCGATCGGGGTCGCCCGTTCGTGGCCCTCGAAATGGTGTCGGGGCGAAGTCTCGATCGCAAGATGAAGGGGCAACCTTGGTCCGGCCGCGACGCCGCTGAAATCACCACCAAGATTGCTCGGGGCGTTCAAGCCGCGCACGACAAAGGCATCATTCACCGCGACCTCAAGCCCGCCAATATTTTGCTCGACGACCAGGGTGAGCCGAAGGTCTCGGACTTCGGTCTGGCGAAGCGGCTCGACACCGATTCGAGCCAGACCAAAGCGGGGGATGTGCTTGGCACTCCGAATTACATGGCGCCGGAGCAGGCATCGGGGCGGCTGCAGAATCTCGGTCCGGAGGCTGATGTCTACGCGCTCGGCGCGATCTTGTACGACCTGACGACGGCCCGTCCGCCTCATGTCGCCGACACGGTGATCGAGACCCTCGAGCTGGTGAAGCACGCGGACGTGAAACCGCCGCGGGTCTACAACCCGGCGTTGCACCGCGATCTCAGCACGATTGTGATGAAATGCTTGCGGAAAGAGCCTCGGCTGCGCTACCGAAACGCCGGAGAATTGGCCGCCGACCTCGAGCGGTTTATGCGGGGCGAGGTCATTGCCGCCCGGCCGATGTCGCTCGGGGAGAAGGTCGGCCGGACACTGAAAAAGCGAGCCGTTCCACTTTCGATCGCAGCGGTCCTCTTTGCGGCCGTGACAGCGACGGCGGCGGCGGTTTTCGCATGGGGCGAGGCGTCGCAGAAGTCGAAAGAGGTGGTAGCACTTCGGGAGAAAGCGGAGACCGAGACGGAACAGTTGAGGGCATTGCAGGCAGTGGCCCTCGAAGTGCCGTTGGGACTTTCCTCACCACCGGTGCCGGGAGACAACCCGCTGACCGAAGCGAAAGTCGAACTTGGGAAGCAACTGTTCTTTGACAAGCGATTGTCACGGGATAACTCGATCTCATGCGCCGATTGCCACAACCCGACCGCGGGCTGGAGTGAACGGCGGATGAAGTCGGTCGGGATTGAGGGCCGTATGGCGACACGGAACTCGCCGACGGTGGTAAACGCGGTCTATCACAGATTCCTGTTTTGGGACGGCCGGTCGCCGTCGCTTGAACATCAGGCGGGGGGACCTATTCAAAATCCGAACGAGATGGGAATGTCGTCGGTCGATGAGGTCGCCGAGAAGCTATCTGAGATCCCCGGCTATGTGGAAGGCTTCGAGAAAGCGTTCGGCGAGGGGCCAACGGCCAAGACAGTGACCAAGGCCATCGGCGCGTTCGAGCGGACACTGATCGCCGGCAACAGCCCGTATGACCGATACGAAACGGGCGACGAGAGCGCGTTGAGTGCCGCGGCGGTCCGCGGGAAGAAGCTGTTCTTCGGCAAAGCCCACTGCTCGGCCTGTCACGTGGGCGAGCACCTGACCGACTTCGCCTTCCATAACATCGGGACGAGCAGCGGCGACGTGGGGCGATTCGCCGTCAGCGGACTTCTTGGCGACAAAGGCGCCTTCAAGACCCCGACGCTGCGTGATGTCGACCGGACCAGCCCCTACATGCATGACGGGAGTCTGAAGACGCTCGAAGAAGTCATCCGTCACTATGATAAAGGCGGAAACCCGAACCCGCGACAGGACGAAGAGATCTTCCCGCTTCACCTGTCCGAGTCAGAGCAGCAGGACCTGCTCGCTTTTCTGACCGAGGGACTGCGAAGCGACGACTACCCCATGATCAGTCTGCCGGAGCTGCCGAACTGA
- a CDS encoding ribosome-binding factor A produces MRSRRQGAASAGRRDRRPDRKTLQLCQQVKHTLEYVLTGECDDDVLRGLYVESVNPLPDASNLLVTVSSLDRENPPEPADVVERLGIVGGKLRSEVAASISRRKVPELHFTVASEPSDAERGETGYSSEAMDG; encoded by the coding sequence GTGCGATCACGTCGTCAAGGAGCAGCATCGGCCGGGCGTCGCGATCGCCGCCCCGACCGGAAAACGCTTCAGCTCTGCCAACAGGTCAAGCACACGCTCGAATACGTCCTCACGGGCGAATGTGACGACGACGTGCTCCGCGGGCTCTACGTGGAGAGCGTCAATCCGTTGCCGGATGCATCCAATCTACTCGTGACCGTCTCGAGTCTCGATCGTGAAAATCCGCCCGAGCCGGCCGACGTCGTTGAGCGGCTCGGTATTGTCGGCGGAAAGCTGCGCAGTGAAGTCGCCGCATCGATCAGCCGTCGCAAAGTTCCGGAACTGCACTTCACCGTCGCCAGCGAACCCTCCGACGCGGAGCGCGGCGAAACGGGGTATTCATCGGAGGCAATGGATGGCTGA
- the ilvB gene encoding biosynthetic-type acetolactate synthase large subunit has product MSEELPVSTASPTLPQTETSTLNGAEILVECLIRHDVDFVFAYPGGASMPLHQALLKGRERLRTILPRHEQGGAFAAQGVARTTGKAGVCMATSGPGATNLVTSIADAKLDSVPMVAITGQVPQSVIGSDAFQETPMVEVSRAITKHHYMITDIHDVARIVKEAFTIATTGRPGPVLIDFPKDVQLATLEADEIDFDPPMNLPGYHPVTHGPHPDQVRQILAAIRHSKRPILYVGGGCITSGASEELTKFAKKTGIPVTMTVMGLGSFPAEDPQCLHMLGMHGTVYANRAINEADLLLAFGVRFDDRVTGKLDEFAQHGKIIHVDIDASEIHKNKEAHIPIVADLKKTLQALNAMVEDEAIPDVSDWHSQIDEWKQQYPLKFRDSSDEILQQYAIERLWQLVRERDPYVAVGVGQHQMWSAQFFRFNKPRHWLSSSGLGTMGFGLPAAMGVAAEFPNELVIDIDGDGSFQMNIQELATLRCENLPVKILLLNNQHLGMVTQWEDRFMDGRRAHTYLGPVDKPEALGQGDGTHGSDTYPDFVAIAKGYGIPAEQVRDKSEYDAAVKRMVETDGPYLLEVICPYQEHVLPMIPSGKTVRDIITE; this is encoded by the coding sequence ATGAGTGAGGAACTGCCAGTGTCGACCGCTTCACCCACGCTGCCACAGACTGAAACGAGCACGTTGAACGGGGCCGAAATCCTCGTCGAGTGCCTGATCAGGCATGATGTCGATTTCGTGTTCGCCTATCCGGGCGGTGCAAGTATGCCGCTCCACCAAGCTCTGCTGAAGGGCCGAGAGCGACTGCGGACGATCCTGCCGCGACACGAGCAAGGGGGCGCCTTCGCCGCTCAGGGTGTAGCCCGCACAACCGGCAAGGCCGGCGTTTGTATGGCGACCAGCGGCCCGGGTGCGACGAACCTGGTTACCTCGATCGCCGATGCCAAGCTCGACAGCGTGCCGATGGTGGCGATCACCGGACAGGTGCCGCAGAGCGTCATCGGATCGGATGCGTTTCAAGAGACGCCGATGGTCGAGGTCTCTCGGGCCATTACCAAACACCACTACATGATCACCGACATTCACGATGTCGCGCGGATCGTTAAAGAAGCCTTCACGATCGCCACAACGGGTCGTCCGGGACCGGTGTTGATCGACTTCCCGAAAGACGTACAGCTCGCGACCCTCGAAGCCGACGAGATCGACTTTGACCCGCCGATGAACCTGCCGGGCTACCATCCGGTGACGCACGGCCCGCATCCCGATCAGGTGCGGCAGATCCTCGCGGCGATCCGCCACAGCAAGCGGCCAATTCTGTACGTCGGTGGCGGCTGCATCACGTCGGGCGCCTCCGAAGAGCTGACCAAGTTTGCCAAGAAGACCGGCATCCCCGTGACGATGACCGTGATGGGCCTCGGCTCCTTTCCGGCTGAAGACCCGCAGTGCCTGCACATGCTGGGGATGCACGGAACCGTCTACGCGAACCGCGCGATTAACGAAGCCGACCTGTTGCTTGCTTTCGGTGTCCGCTTCGATGACCGCGTGACGGGCAAGCTCGATGAGTTCGCCCAGCACGGCAAAATCATCCATGTCGACATTGATGCCTCGGAGATTCACAAAAACAAAGAGGCTCACATTCCGATCGTCGCCGATCTGAAGAAGACACTGCAGGCACTCAACGCGATGGTCGAGGACGAGGCCATTCCGGACGTCAGCGACTGGCACAGCCAGATCGACGAGTGGAAACAGCAGTATCCGCTCAAGTTTCGCGACAGCAGCGACGAAATCCTTCAGCAGTACGCGATCGAGCGACTGTGGCAACTCGTCCGCGAGCGCGATCCCTATGTGGCAGTTGGCGTCGGTCAGCACCAGATGTGGTCGGCTCAATTCTTCCGCTTCAACAAGCCGCGTCACTGGCTCTCTTCAAGCGGCCTCGGCACGATGGGCTTCGGTCTGCCCGCCGCGATGGGCGTGGCCGCCGAGTTCCCGAACGAACTTGTTATCGACATCGACGGCGACGGCTCGTTCCAAATGAATATCCAGGAACTGGCCACGCTCCGCTGCGAGAACTTGCCGGTCAAAATCCTGCTGCTCAACAACCAGCACCTCGGCATGGTCACGCAGTGGGAAGACCGCTTCATGGACGGTCGCCGGGCTCACACGTACCTCGGTCCGGTCGATAAGCCGGAAGCACTGGGGCAGGGAGACGGCACCCACGGGTCCGACACCTACCCGGATTTCGTCGCAATCGCGAAGGGCTACGGCATCCCGGCCGAGCAGGTGCGTGACAAGTCGGAATACGACGCCGCAGTGAAGCGGATGGTCGAAACCGACGGGCCCTACCTGCTCGAGGTCATTTGCCCCTATCAGGAACACGTCCTGCCGATGATCCCGTCGGGTAAGACGGTGCGGGATATCATTACGGAGTAG
- a CDS encoding vWA domain-containing protein, whose product MTSLNFLNPNFLWLLPLALVPWLAARWLSPSPRSTEWGPMRVLERAIAARRKVGLRSRTLSALLQCFAVAALITAIAAPQLSSNAKIPGEELGSPEVLIALDRSASMRAKSDSGTRFEDAITELTNRIESAGDTSRFLIAASNFRGETELLTRSSIDRSRTIEVLHRLKPTYGTLDAEEFVGEIEKLCHGATDSRDQVSACWVASDFERGDWTSGAINGLSLLKAEAIRVGQPIVNVGIDSIILPDRVAIAGDPLDVTVEISTDAAASGPTNRRVFFDYNGRRISAQANPTRERNRQVASIQIPTNRSAAALPLRVSIPDDAFPPDNNRYRVVPLHDQISVLIVESTVTGDDRSGRFTTEALRAAERFGGAEAPFEIRRTASAGDVRSLSSGGVIVVTSPSRITPAEWESIAQKVSAGTGLIVGLAESTNLSQFGIPVRSEAPVQVLDDGSVFELRNTNAQHPILTNIGARSDGWLTADFVTGFVPMMPVESPDVSIDEVLELSNGQPFLVTGALGRGRFAVVTTSLDTDLAGPWPVWGNSYLPLLQETVRYVANGHSIEDVAVGESVSFVLPGTVSGSQVSIRCPDGKARSAEWQADVGPEGEYRFSETQWPGCYEVLSQSGEVLTGFAVQVSRGEEPTAIADLSPLGPADRGGWSFVQADVLPLRILLLGLCLAAISIDFLLARTG is encoded by the coding sequence ATGACCTCTCTCAATTTCCTCAACCCGAACTTCTTGTGGCTGCTGCCGCTGGCACTAGTGCCGTGGCTGGCCGCCCGTTGGCTTTCGCCGAGCCCGAGGAGCACCGAATGGGGGCCGATGCGAGTGTTGGAACGTGCGATCGCAGCGCGGCGGAAGGTGGGATTGCGCAGCCGAACCCTCTCCGCATTGCTGCAATGCTTCGCCGTCGCCGCTTTGATTACGGCGATCGCCGCACCGCAGCTCTCGTCGAATGCGAAGATCCCCGGCGAAGAACTCGGCTCGCCGGAAGTGCTGATCGCCTTGGATCGTTCGGCTTCCATGCGAGCAAAAAGCGACTCGGGCACCCGTTTCGAGGACGCAATTACTGAGCTTACGAATCGAATCGAGTCGGCCGGCGACACGTCGAGATTTCTGATCGCCGCGTCGAACTTCCGCGGAGAGACCGAATTATTGACACGGTCTTCGATCGACCGGTCGCGCACGATCGAAGTCCTGCATCGACTGAAGCCGACGTACGGAACACTCGACGCGGAGGAATTCGTCGGCGAAATCGAGAAGCTCTGTCATGGAGCGACAGATTCGCGGGATCAGGTTTCGGCATGTTGGGTCGCCAGTGATTTCGAACGCGGCGATTGGACTTCTGGGGCGATCAATGGTCTGAGCCTTCTGAAGGCGGAAGCCATCCGAGTCGGTCAACCGATCGTCAATGTGGGGATCGACTCGATCATATTGCCGGATCGAGTGGCCATCGCGGGCGATCCCTTGGACGTCACCGTCGAAATCTCCACCGATGCCGCAGCGAGCGGGCCGACGAATCGTCGCGTCTTTTTTGATTACAATGGCCGGCGCATCTCGGCCCAAGCGAATCCGACTCGAGAACGGAATCGGCAAGTCGCATCGATCCAAATTCCGACCAACCGGTCCGCCGCGGCGTTGCCATTGCGGGTATCGATTCCTGACGACGCTTTTCCCCCGGACAATAACCGCTACCGCGTCGTCCCGCTCCACGATCAAATCTCGGTTCTCATTGTCGAATCGACCGTGACCGGTGACGACCGTAGTGGAAGATTTACTACCGAGGCGCTCCGGGCCGCCGAAAGATTTGGAGGCGCGGAAGCTCCATTTGAGATTCGACGAACGGCGAGTGCGGGCGACGTAAGAAGTCTGTCTTCCGGGGGTGTGATCGTGGTGACGAGTCCGTCGCGAATCACCCCGGCCGAATGGGAGTCGATTGCGCAGAAGGTGTCGGCGGGCACCGGTTTGATTGTCGGATTGGCCGAATCAACGAACCTGTCGCAATTCGGCATTCCAGTTCGATCGGAGGCTCCGGTTCAAGTGCTCGACGACGGGTCCGTTTTTGAACTCCGTAATACCAACGCCCAACACCCGATTTTGACGAATATCGGGGCACGAAGCGACGGCTGGTTGACCGCCGACTTCGTCACGGGTTTTGTTCCGATGATGCCCGTCGAGTCGCCGGATGTGTCGATCGATGAGGTACTCGAACTTTCGAACGGGCAACCTTTTCTCGTCACGGGTGCGCTGGGCCGGGGACGGTTTGCCGTGGTCACGACATCCCTTGATACCGACTTGGCCGGTCCTTGGCCGGTCTGGGGGAATAGCTATCTGCCGCTGCTTCAGGAAACGGTGAGGTACGTTGCAAACGGGCATTCGATTGAAGACGTAGCGGTCGGCGAGTCGGTCTCTTTCGTGCTGCCCGGAACTGTGTCGGGATCACAAGTTTCAATTCGCTGCCCGGACGGGAAGGCGCGCTCTGCCGAGTGGCAAGCGGATGTTGGTCCCGAGGGCGAATATCGATTCAGCGAGACGCAATGGCCGGGATGTTACGAGGTTTTGTCTCAGTCCGGTGAAGTCCTGACCGGCTTCGCAGTCCAAGTTTCTAGGGGGGAAGAACCGACGGCGATCGCGGACCTGTCGCCATTGGGGCCGGCTGACCGGGGCGGGTGGAGCTTTGTTCAAGCCGATGTCCTTCCCCTGCGGATTCTCCTATTGGGCCTCTGCCTCGCGGCGATCTCGATCGATTTCCTCTTAGCCCGAACGGGATAG
- a CDS encoding cell division protein FtsQ/DivIB: MAKVRKNQTSEKAESRDDEPPKPSLLAKARRRAIAFLFQPKRLALAAIAPAVLLLVPSLLAALPDIGDAPEYQLRGRDIQIAGDRPSLVPHDLLEQVVGTNALDESFSILDPTLAPRLSEAFERHPWISDVTRVTKDFPPRVEVFALFRRPIAMIDTGDGLFPVDANAVVLPTEDFDLAAARRFPLVKNVSSKPSEPAGVKWDDPAVLGAARIAEALTPVWDELGLTSIRAPRRLSEQDRLVDLHFELDTVGGSRILWGRAPGSGHPGELTIAQKIGRLKKYLSDFGKFDKPAGPYEIDIRHWQEMTRRSIE, encoded by the coding sequence ATGGCGAAAGTCCGCAAGAACCAGACATCGGAGAAAGCGGAGTCGCGAGACGACGAGCCGCCAAAACCGAGCTTACTCGCCAAAGCCCGGCGGCGTGCGATCGCGTTCCTATTTCAGCCGAAGAGATTGGCCCTCGCCGCGATCGCACCGGCGGTCCTGTTGCTCGTGCCGAGCCTGCTGGCCGCGTTGCCGGACATCGGCGATGCCCCGGAATATCAACTTCGCGGCCGCGACATTCAAATCGCCGGAGATCGACCGAGCCTCGTCCCGCACGATTTGCTGGAGCAAGTTGTCGGGACCAACGCTCTCGACGAAAGCTTCAGCATCCTCGACCCGACGCTCGCCCCGCGACTGTCGGAGGCCTTCGAGCGACACCCCTGGATCTCGGACGTGACTCGCGTCACAAAAGACTTTCCGCCACGGGTCGAAGTGTTCGCCTTGTTCAGACGACCGATCGCGATGATCGACACAGGCGACGGCCTGTTTCCCGTCGACGCGAATGCGGTGGTGCTGCCGACGGAAGACTTTGATCTCGCAGCCGCGCGCCGCTTCCCGCTCGTGAAGAATGTCTCATCGAAGCCCTCAGAACCGGCCGGGGTGAAGTGGGACGACCCCGCCGTATTGGGCGCAGCACGAATTGCCGAAGCACTAACGCCCGTGTGGGACGAGTTGGGCCTGACGTCAATCCGTGCGCCCCGGCGCCTAAGTGAACAGGATCGGCTTGTCGACCTGCACTTCGAACTCGATACCGTCGGCGGTTCACGCATCCTGTGGGGACGAGCCCCCGGCAGCGGGCATCCCGGAGAACTGACCATCGCCCAGAAGATCGGACGGCTCAAAAAATATTTGTCCGACTTCGGCAAGTTCGACAAACCGGCCGGGCCCTACGAAATCGACATTCGCCACTGGCAGGAAATGACGCGTCGATCGATCGAATAA
- the panD gene encoding aspartate 1-decarboxylase, which produces MRRTLLKSKIHRATVTEADLDYVGSVTIDPDLMRAADIVPHERVEIYDITNGHRLNTYAIEGRAESGEICINGAAAHLVTAGDLVIIASYAEYDRDEVVTHEPVVVHVDAENRICSAVANANT; this is translated from the coding sequence ATGCGGCGGACGCTGCTCAAATCGAAAATTCACCGCGCGACCGTGACGGAAGCCGACCTCGACTACGTCGGTAGCGTGACGATCGACCCGGACCTGATGCGCGCCGCCGACATCGTGCCGCATGAACGGGTCGAGATTTACGACATCACCAACGGTCATCGGCTCAATACCTACGCCATCGAAGGCCGGGCCGAAAGTGGTGAGATTTGCATCAACGGCGCCGCCGCGCATCTCGTGACGGCGGGCGATCTCGTTATTATCGCCTCGTACGCCGAGTACGATCGCGACGAGGTCGTCACGCACGAACCGGTGGTCGTGCATGTCGACGCGGAGAACCGCATCTGCTCTGCCGTTGCGAACGCCAATACATAA